CCGAGGGGTGGGAGAGCGGGGAGGAGCGGGCGCCGCCGCCGGCGGTCCTGGGTGCGGAGGGAGGGCGCGGGGTTCCCGGGGCAGGCGTGCGGCGCGCCCAGGGCTGAGGGGGAGCTCCCGCTGGGCGGGTGGGGCCGGCCGCTGGGGGAGGGCGGCGGGTGGCCCCGCCAGGGAGGGCTGGAGCGCGGGCGGCGGCGCTGCACGGGTCGACGGCCGCGGCGGGCGAGTGGAGGCGCCTGGCGGCGGGAGGTGGCGCGGGGCGAGAGAGGGGCCACGGGGCGGGAGAGGGGCCGCGggccgcgggggggggggggggcgtgttcGGGCGGGAAGGCGCCGGTGGGCGGGAGGCGGGAGCGGCCTGAggcgcggccccgcccggccTTGGCTCCGCTCCGCGCTGCGGGCCCCGCCCTCACGCCGCCTCCCACCGCCCCCCCTGCAGGGACCCGCCGCCGACCTCGCCATGGGCAAAGGCGACCCCAACAAGCCGCGGGGCAAGATGTCCTCGTACGCATACTTCGTGCAGACCTGCCGCGAGGAGCACAAGAAGAAGCACCCGGACTCGTCCGTCAACTTCGCCGAGTTCTCGCGGAAGTGCTCGGAGCGGTGGAaggtgagcggggccgggccgtgcTGAGCTGAGCCCCGCCGGGCCGGCCCCCACCTCGGATCTCTGCGAGCTGCTGCTTAGACGTTAGTGGGTCACCGGCCGCTTTATCTGATCCAGacccttctcctttctcctccgTGTGTCTGCAGACAATGTCTAGCAAGGAAAAAGGGAAGTTTGAAGAAATGGCTAAAGGAGACAAAGCTCGTTATGACAGGGAGATGAAAAACTATGTTCCTCCTAAAGGcgagaagaaggggaagaagaaggaccCCAATGCTCCTAAAAGACCACCGTAAGTGTTCCTGTGACCGAAAAAAAGGCATTCGTTCTAACAGTCTGACACTTAAGTTTAATCACTATCTCTCATTTTAGATCTGCattcttccttttctgttctgAACACCgtccaaaaataaaaaatgatcatCCTGGCTTGTCTATTGGAGATACAGCAAAGAAATTAGGAGAAATGTGGTCTGAACAGTCGGCCAAAGATAAACAGCCATATGAACAGAAGGCTGCAAAACTAAAGGAGAAATATGAAAAGGTACAGTGAGAGTGATGAAATGGCTAAAGTTGTAGAGGTCACTGTAAACATGTGACTTCTGTTTTGCACCTAAACCACAGATGGTTCATAATCCTTTGTCGGGCTTCAGAATGCATGGGAAAATGTGGTGTGGGAGGTATCTGGAACCCTACAGTGAAATGAATGCAGTTTTTACACGTCTAGAGATTTTACCAGTAAGATGCTTTACTTCCAGAAAATGGGTCACCTGCTTGCAAAAATACACAGTCATACTCCACGGCACTGCGGTCATAAAACTCTTAAAACTAGATCATGTGTTCTGTTGCCAAAAGGTGTAAGCACGGAAGTCCCAAGGCTGAAACTCTGCTTTTCCGCACACATTGTATTTGGTCTGCGCAGTATAGTATGAAGTTATTGAAGCAGTACAAATTTGTCTTCTGAGTTACATTGCTAAGCATAATTTTTCTTGCAGGATATTGCAGCATATCGTGCCAAGAGCAAGAGTGATGCAGGAAAAAAGGGCCCAGGTAGGCCTGCAGGATCTAAGAAGAAAGCAGAaccagaagaggaagaggaggaggaagaagatgaggaagaggaggaagaagatgagGATGAGGAATAAGTGAATGTCCTGCTGTAAAGATT
This genomic stretch from Patagioenas fasciata isolate bPatFas1 chromosome 4, bPatFas1.hap1, whole genome shotgun sequence harbors:
- the HMGB2 gene encoding high mobility group protein B2, which translates into the protein MGKGDPNKPRGKMSSYAYFVQTCREEHKKKHPDSSVNFAEFSRKCSERWKTMSSKEKGKFEEMAKGDKARYDREMKNYVPPKGEKKGKKKDPNAPKRPPSAFFLFCSEHRPKIKNDHPGLSIGDTAKKLGEMWSEQSAKDKQPYEQKAAKLKEKYEKDIAAYRAKSKSDAGKKGPGRPAGSKKKAEPEEEEEEEEDEEEEEEDEDEE